The region CTGTGCCTTGGTTTTCTATTTTGTCTAAACTTTTAAGGCTTAAGCGCTGTTTTAAGCCCTCTTCATCTATCACTAAAAGAACGATTTTTGTAGGCAAGATGCTTTGAGTGGCAAGCAGGTTTAATTCCAAGCTTGAAAACTCGCTATAAGCCATGCCAGAGATTAAACTCCTGTCGCTAATGATGAGTCTTTTTTCTTTCAATGCCGGTTTTATCACGCTTTCTGTATGCTCAGCCCTATCGCTTAAAAACAAAAACGCTCTAGCCAATTCGCTAATATTTTCATTTAAAGCGATACGCCTTAAACTCTCGCCCATTCTTGTCCCCCCTGGCTCTTTGGTAAAAAGGGCGTTTTTAAACCTGGTTTTTAATAATTCTACTTGAGTG is a window of Helicobacter pylori NQ4053 DNA encoding:
- the tmk gene encoding dTMP kinase, with translation MYVVLEGVDGAGKSTQVELLKTRFKNALFTKEPGGTRMGESLRRIALNENISELARAFLFLSDRAEHTESVIKPALKEKRLIISDRSLISGMAYSEFSSLELNLLATQSILPTKIVLLVIDEEGLKQRLSLKSLDKIENQGTEKLLTIQQKLKTHAYALQEKFGCEVLELNAKESVKNLHEKIAAFIKCVV